The Agrobacterium larrymoorei sequence CGCTCGGTGCCGACGAACACAGCGTCGACCTCATCACCCGCCCGTATAATCACGATACGATCATCCAGACCCGGATAGGAGGCAAGGCTCACATCACTTGTCATCATCCACTCTTTCATTGCGCAGACACCAGACGGTCAGCGGCTTCCCCAATCATGGTTGGGATGCTCCGATGGCGTCAAGCTCCAAGACATTTGTGGTTTTCCAGGGTTACAACCGAGCTTCCTTGCATCGAGCCTCGGCACATTTTAGCCCAATAACGGAAGTGGAGACGATCACCCAAAACTGCTAAGCGGTTTTCGTCTTAATGACGTGCGCCTACGCAAAGAGGACATCCATGACCGCCCGCGATGACGAGACGATCGATTTCTACGCCCGAGAAGTGGCCGCCTACACGACACGAGGCCAAGAGGCATCTCCTCGCCTTGAGGCCTTTCTTGCCGCGCTTCCGCCGGGCGGCCGCATTCTTGAACTCGGCTGCGGGGCGGGCCAGGATAGCGAAGCCATGCTCGCACGCGGCTTCGATGTTCACCCGACCGACGGCACGCCTGAGATGGCGCGCGCGGCCGCCGAACGTCTGGGCGTCGCGACCAGCACCTTGCTGTTCGAAGACATCAACGCGCAAAGCGCCTATGACGGCATCTGGGCCAACGCCTGTCTTCTCCATGTACCACGCGCGACCCTGCCTTCGATCATCGCCCGCATCCATGCCGCCATGAGAGATAAGGGCGTCTTCTATGCCAGCTACAAAGCAGGAAAAGCCGAAGGCCGCGACGACATGGACCGCTTCTACAATTACCCGTCTTCGGATTGGCTTTTGGGCGTCTACCAGCGGCTCCCTTGGACGTCCGTCACCATCGACGAAGCCGAGGGCGGCGGCTACGACAACAAGCCAACCGACTGGCTGCATGTAACGGCTTTGAAACCATAAGAGACCCTTTATTGGGCGCGTCCCTGTTTTTCATGATGGATGCCAGATACCCGCGGAACCTAATCCACGTAGGACTGTTATCGGAGTGGGGAAAACAGGGACAGACTCGTGACAGGACAAGAATACCGCTTGGCTAGGTTTTTAAGCCACGACGCGATAAAGCAGGCGTCCCGCGCAGCATCCAGAACGTCGGTGCAGACGGACGAGCTTTTTTCCCATTTGCTCCAGCAACTTGACGAGGCAGAGTTGCCTGAAGACTGTGCGTCCGAAGATGAGCGCCGCGAAGGCGATTGGCTTTCAAAAACCCGCAATTGAACCGAGGTACTGGGCAAGAACCCATCGGCGTTTTCGAATGCCGGACTTAGGACAGCACGGCAACCTCCGCAACCGACGTCAGCCGCTCTGGGACAAAGATGCGAGGCTGGTCGATGCGGTAAAGACGACGCCGGTCTCGTGATAGTCGATCGAGGCCTTGCCGTTTAGGCCAAGACCCAGCATCCTGATCAGACGGGTGCCGAAGCCTGATTTCTTGGGTGCCACGACGAGCGGTCCACCGCTTTCCGCCCAGCTGAAGTGAAAGTCGTCGCCTTCGATCCGCCACTCGATACGCACCTCACCACCGCTCGCCGATAACGCACCATATTTGGCTGCGTTCGTCGCAAGCTCATGCACGGATAGCGCCAGCGTATTGGCGCCCTGATGAGAGAGGAGAAAGTCGGGGCCGGAGACGACGAAACGCTTGCCCGCATCGAAAGGCTCAATGGCGCGCTCAATGACAGCCCTGATATTGGCCGACAGGAAGTCCCTGCCCCGCAGCACATCGTGAGAGCGCCCAAGCGCATCGAGACGGTTGGTAATGTTGTTGCGCATGGTCGTGACGTCAATATCGCCGCGCATCGACTGATTGACGATCGACTGAACGGTCGCCATCATGTTCTTGATCCGGTGCCCCATCTCCTGGGCAATCACGGCTTTCTCCGTCTCGATCGCCTTGCGCTCGGTGATATCCATCGAAATCCCGTTCATCAGCACCGGCTGACCAGCAGCGTCGAACTTCGTTTCTGCGCGAACCTCCACCCAGCTCAAGGTCCCATCCGGCCGGTTGACGCGGTATTCGACCTGAAGATTGCCGTCGGATGAAAGAGCCGCCAGCACCGCCTCCTGCCAACGGTCGAAGTCGTCTGGATGGACGGAAGATTTGAGCTCGTCGTAATCGAACTTATCCGTGGGGCTGCGCCCGAAATTTTCCTTGCACAAAGCAGAACAAGACAGCTTCTGCGTCGGAACGTCCAGCGTCCACGTTCCCAATCCGCCTGCCTTGAGCGTAAAGTTCAGGCGCTCTTCACTGGCAATCAGATCGGCAATACGGCGTTCCAGCTCGAGCTGGTAGTCTTCCTGATTCTCGATCGCCTTGATCGCACGCTCTCTTGTGACGTCATGTTGCGAGGCGAAGAAATACATCAACTCATCGCCATCGAAGACCGGCGAGACCAGCAGCCTGTTCCAGAAGATCGATCCATCCCGCTTGTAGTTGAGAAGATCCAGTTCGATGGAGTTGCGCTCCGCAATGGCCCGCTTGAGACGGGCGACATCATCGGCATTCGTTCCCGGGCCTTGCAGAAAGCGGCAATTCTTTCCAAGCGTTTCCTCGCGGCTATAGCCCGTCAGCCTGGAAAAGGCATCATTCACGAAGATGATCGGATTGTCGGCGCGTCGCGGATCGGTAATCACCATCGGCATCCGCGTCGCCCGCATTGACGCGGCAAACGGATCGGCGCCAGATACCAGCTCGCTGATTTCATGCTCGATGCGCAGGTGCTCGGAAGTGTCCATTAGCAATCCATATACTCCCTTTGTTCTTTTGCAATGTGTAAAATGGATGTGGGTTACAAAGGAGCATTGGCTGGTGGCGTGATGCGTCAACGGCGCCACCGAACGGTTCAAGAAACGCTTGCAAGCGACCTCGGTTCCCCCAACGACCGGTTCTTGTCCGCCCAGGCAGAGGAGACGAATGCCGGAAGCCAGCAGCTTCTGCTGCTCCAAGCTCCAACCTCCTGGTGTCAGCACCGGAGCGAAATGCAGGGCCATAGCGCGCAGATTTCATGTACGCATGAGACCTCAAAATCTGCATAGTGCAACTTGCTGCGGCCGAAGCGCCAATCCTTCGATCAGCCAGCATTGAGAGGTCTTTCAGGGGAGAATGGCACGCGTGAAGATTTGTATCGTCAACCCACCGCATACAGCGATCGGGAGTCGGGTTCCGGATGATCACCTGCCACCTCTCGGTCTCCTCGCCATCGGTGGACCATTGATCGATGCCGGACATGATGTATCGCTCATCGATGCGGAGTTCGGCCCAATGTCGGTTGCCGCGATCGTGTCGCAGGTCATGCTTGACGCCCCCGACGCCGTGCTCATCGGGCATTCAGGTTCAACCTCGGCGCATCCGACAGCGCTTGCCATCGCGCAGGCGATCAAGGCTCAGGATGACACGATCCATGTCATCTACGGGGGTGTGTTTCCGACCTATCATTGGCGGGAGATACTGACCGAAACAACCGCCTTCGACGTGATCGTCCGCGGCGAAGGGGAGTTGACGGCCACCCGCGTGATGGACGCGCTGGAGACGGGGCGTCCTCTTTCGACGGTGAATGGCATAGCCTTTCGTGAAGAGGACGGCAGCGCGAAGGCCACCGCCCCGGCACAGGCCATTGCCGATCTCGATAGCTGCAGGGTGGGCTGGGAACTGATCGATCATGCCCGTTACAGCTACTGGGGCGGGAAAAGAGCGGTTGTCATGCAGTTTTCCCGCGGCTGCCCACATCTGTGTAACTATTGCGGTCAGCGCGGCTTCTGGACCCGCTGGCGTCACCGAGACCCTGTGCTGTTCGCCCGCGAAATCGCAAGGCTCCATCGCGACCATGGCGTGGAACTGGTCAATCTTGCCGACGAGAATCCCACCTCCTCAAAAAAGGCATGGAAGGCATTTCTGGAAGCGATGATCGCGGAGAATGTTCCCGTGCTGATCGTGGGCTCAACGCGTGCCGATGACATCGTGCGTGATGCAGATATCTTACATCTCTATCGGAAGGCGGGCGTCATCCGCTGGCTTATCGGGATGGAAAATACGGATGAGGCCACATTGGCGCTAATCCGAAAAGGCGGCGGCACGTCTTCGGATCGACAAGCGATCCAGCTTTTGCGCCAGCACGGCATCCTGTCCATGGCAACATGGGTCGTTGGCTTCGAGGAGGATCGTCCAAAGGACCTGTGGCGTGGTTTCCGCCAACTTCTGTCTTACGATCCTGACCAGATACAGGCGCTTTACGTTACGCCGCATCGCTGGACACCGTTCTTCCGTATCGCAAAGAACAGGCAAGTCATTCAGTCGGACATCCGCAAGTGGGACTATAAGCATCAGGTCCTGGCAATGGCACACTTCAAACCGTGGGTGTTGTTTGCCTGCGTCAAGGCGATCGAACTGGCCATCCAGGCGCGGCCGCGCGCACTGGCACGTCTCCTGTTTCATCCCGATCCGGAGCAGCGCCATTCGATGCGCTGGTACACAAAGATGGGCAGGCGTGTATGGCTGCGGGAAATCGTCCAGTTCATAGTCCAAGATCGATTTTTGGCGCAACGGCCAAGCCTGGAGGCATTCTGGGGAAACCCGCAGGATGCCGAGGAAGAATCGATGACGCTGCCGGCACCGCGCCGCAAACAGGTCAGGCAGGATGCGACACACTCTGCATAGTCTGGGGCGGACACGGAACGGAACTGGTTCGGAAAGGCAAATCGATGAATCGTGTTCGCCCATGTTCATTTGACCGACCAACCTTCAACCAAAGCCGACCCCAGCAAAGGAGAGCCGCCCGATGAAGCCACCGAAGGCCATTTTGGAAACCGTGATCTATGCCACCGACCTTGATGCCGCGGAGCGCTTTTACAGGGATGTCGTTGGTTTAGAGGTTGTGAAGACGTTCGAAAACCAGTTCGTTTTCCTGCGATGTGGCGAGCAGATGCTGCTGATCTTCAATCCAGAGACCTCGCAGATTGCGCAAGGCGGAAACCCGCTCCCCCGCCATGGAACCACAGGATCTGGGCACTTGTGTTTCAGGGCTGAGAACAAGGCAGAGGTGGATGCGTGGCGCGATCACTTCGTCGCCAAGGGCATAGAGATCGACCTCTATTTCCGTTGGGACAACGGCACCTATTCCGTTTACGTCCGCGACCCGGCCGGCAACTCCGTCGAGATCGGGGAAGTGGGTCTGTGGGCAAATTGAAGTAAGACGCCTTACGGCATGCCCCGAAAATCGAAATGGATTTTTGGAAAAGCACGATGCGTAGATTTGAAGAGTGACACGCGTCTTTAGTGCATCCAAAGGGACGCACGGCGTTTCAATCGGTGCTTCCCTTGCGACACAAAAAAAGGCTCGCACGCTAAGCGTCGAGCCCTCCCAGTCACGTCCGGCTGGCGGCGTCCGCACAGGAAACCGCCCTGTCCGTTAGATTTGACGAACCGTAATCGTATCTTCTTCGGCAACCTTCAACGGGTTGCGAAGCGGCAGGCCAAAGCCGCCGGCCTCGATTTCGAAGACATCTCCGGCTTCGGTTTTGATGCCATCCGCGAAGGACAGGGTTGCCGTGCCGAACATGTGCACATGCACTTCGCCCGGAACGCGGAACAGGCCGTATTTGAAGTGATGATATTCGAGGTTTGCGAAGGTGTGGGACATGTTGTCCTCACCGGACACGAACGGCTTTTCGAAAATCACCTTTCCGTCGCGCAGGATACGGGACGTGCCGCGAATGTCGGATGGCGGGGCGCCAACGCGAATTTCCGGGCCGAAGCTTGCCGGGCGCAGCTTGGAATGGGCGAGGTAAAGGTAGTTGATCCGCTCGGTGACGTGGTCGGAGAACTCGTTCGAAACGGCAAAGCCGATGCGCACGGGCTCGCCCTTGTCGGAGATCACATAGATGCCCGCCATTTCCGGCTCTTCGCCGCCATCGAGCGCGAAGGACGGAGAAACAAGCGCTGTACCGGGTGCCGCCGAAACATGGCCGTTGCCCTTGTAGAACCATTCGGGCTGAACGCCCTTTTCGCCAGCCTTCGGCTTGCCGTTCTCCAGGCCCATCTTGAACATCTTCATCGAGTCCGTCAGCGTATCGTCTGAGGCTTCGCTGGTCTTCTTGTGCATGCTGTCGCGCGTGGCGGCAGAGCCAAGATGCGTCAGGCCCGTGCCGGTCAGATGCAGATGCGCGGGGTCCGGATGGGTGATCGGCGGCAGGAAGCGACCTTCGGAATAGGCCTTCTCCAGATCGACCGCGTCGCCATAGCCATGGGCAGCAATCACATCGGCGAGCGACTTACCGCCATTGGCAGCTTCCATCGCCAGTGCATAGACCGACTCGGCATTGTTGACGGTGCGGGCTTGCCCGCCATCTTCACGCGCCGCAACGATGATCTTGCCGCTGGCGTCCTTGATTTGAGAAATCAGCATGATTGTTCCTTCCTGGGCGTCATGAAACGCCCCCTCCTCATGGAAGTGGCCGGAAACCGGCCACTTGCTATCGTTTAAAACTGTTGCTGGACCTGACGGTCAGCCCTTGTTCTTGTTGTAGACATCGAAGAACACGGCGGCCAGAAGCACGAGGCCCTTGACCATCTGCTGGAAGTCGATGCCGAGGCCGACGATCGACATACCATTGTTCATCACGCCCATGATGAAGGCGCCGATAACCGCGCCGGTGATCTTGCCAACGCCGCCGGAAGCCGATGCACCGCCGATGAAGCAGGCCGCGATCACGTCCAGTTCGAAGCCCACACCAGCCTTCGGCGTTGCCGAGTTCAGACGTGTTGCGACGATCATACCGGCAAGACCAGCCAAAACGCCCATGTTGACGAAGGTCAGGAAGCTCAAGCGTTCGGTGTTGATACCCGAAAGCTTCGTCGCCTTCTCGTTGCCGCCCATGGCATAGATTCGACGGCCGATCGTGGTGCGACGGGTGACGAAGCTGTAGATGGCGATCAGCACCAGCATGACGATCAGAACGTTCGGCAGGCCGCGATAGGTCGACAGGCTGTAGCCGAGGAACAGGATCGCAGCGGCGATCAGCAGGTTCTGAACCAGGAAGAAGCCGAAAGGCTCAACCTCGATGCCGTGCTTCTCATTCACCTGACGGCGGCGGAAGGCCAGAACCAGGAGAACGACCGCAATCAGAATGGTGAGGATCAGCGAGGTGGTGTTGATGCCTGCAATGCCACCAATATCGGGCAGGAAGCCTGTGCTGATAACCTGGAAGTCAGACGGGAACGGACCGATGTTCTTGCCGCCCAGAACGAACAGTGTCAGGCCGCGGAACACCAGCATGCCCGCCAGCGTCACGATAAAGGATGGAATGCGGTGATAGGCAATCCAGTATCCTTGCGCTGCACCGATGATTCCGCCGATGACAAGGCAGATGAGCGCGGCCAGGAACGGGTTCATGCCCCATTGCACTGTCAAAATCGCGGCTATCGCGCCGACAAAGGCAACGATCGAGCCGACCGAAAGGTCGATATGCCCCGCCACGATGACGAGCAGCATGCCGAGCGCCATGATGACGATGAACGAGTTCTGCAACACAAGGTTGGTCAGGTTGACCGGACGGAAGAGAATGCCGCCTGTGTAGAACTGGAAGAAGAGCATAATGGCGACAAGCGCGATCAGCATGCCGTATTCGCGGATATTGGACCGGATATACGAGCCGACCGAGACGACATTGTTCTCTTCGGTGGATGTGTTGGTCGAACTCATCAGTTCTTCTCCCCTGAGCGCATGATAGCGCGCATGATGCTTTCCTGGCTCGCCTCTCCCTTCGGCAATTCGGCGACAATCCGTCCTTCGTTCATAACGTAGATGCGGTCGCAATTGCCAAGCAGCTCAGGCATTTCCGATGAGATCATCAAAACGCCCTTACCGTCGGCGGCAAGCTGGTTGATAATGGTGTAAATTTCATATTTTGCACCGACGTCGATACCGCGCGTCGGTTCATCCAGAATAAGAACGTCCGGGTTGGAGAACAGCCACTTGGACAGCACGACCTTTTGCTGGTTGCCGCCGGACAGGTTGACCGTTTCCTGGAAAATGCCGGACGAACGAATGCGCAAGCGTTTGCGGAAATCCGTAGCGACCTGCATCTCCTTGATATCGTCGATGACCGTACCAGACGATACACCGGCAAGATTGGCAAGCGTGGTGTTGTGCAGAATATTGTCGTTCAGCACGAGACCCAGATGCTTGCGGTCTTCGGTGACGTAAGCGAGACCGGCGTCGATCGCCTTGCGCACGGTGCTGACATCCACTGGCTTACCGTGGATCAGAACCTCGCCGGAGATCTTATGGCCATAGGCTTTGCCAAACACGCTCATGGCGAATTCGGTGCGGCCTGCGCCCATGAGGCCAGCAATACCGACGACCTCGCCCTTGCGGACATTGATGTTGATATCGTGCAGAACCTGCCGGTCGCGGTGCTGCTGGTGAAAGGCGTTCCAGTTCTTGACCTCGAGAATGGTCTCACCGATCGGCACGTCACGCGGCGGATAGCGGTCTTCCAGATCGCGGCCCACCATGTTGCGAATGATCACGTCTTCGCTGATCTCTTCCTTGTGACAGTCGAGCGTCTTCACCGTCATGCCGTCGCGAAGCACGGTGATCTGGTCGGCCACCTTGCGCACTTCGTTCAGCTTGTGAGTGATGATGATCGAGGTCAGCCCTTGGGTGCGGAACTCCATCAACAGGTTGAGCAGCGCTTCGGAATCGCTTTCGTTCAGCGATGCGGTCGGCTCGTCGAGAATCAGAAGCTTCACGCTCTTCGACAGCGCCTTGGCGATTTCCACCAGCTGCTGCTTGCCGACACCGATATCGGTGATGAGCGTCTCGGGCGATTCCTTCAGGCCAACCTTCTTCAGCAGCTCGCGTGTGCGCGTAAAGGTCTGCTGCCAGCTGATGACGCCGTTCTGCGCGACCTCGTTGCCGAGGAAAATATTTTCTGCGATCGACAGAAGCGGCACGAGCGCCAGCTCCTGGTGAATGATGATGATGCCGATATCTTCACTGTCGTTGATGGCGCGGAAATTGCGCAGCTCACCTTCGTAGTGGATCTCTCCATCATATGTGCCAGCGGGATAAACGCCGGAGAGGACCTTCATGAGGGTCGACTTTCCCGCGCCATTCTCGCCGACGAGCGCATGTATCTCACCCTGACGAACCTTGAGGTTCACGTTTTCAAGCGCCTTCACGCCCGGAAACGTCTTGGTGATGTTGCGCATTTCGAGAATGGTGTTGTCCATATCACAATCCTGCGCCGTACAATCCGGCGTTCTTATGTAGGTAAACGGGGAGCGACGATCACGTCGCTCCCCGTCACGATCATGAAGAAATTACTTCAGCTGGTCGGCCTTGTAGTAACCGCTTCCAACCAGAACCTTTTCAGCATTGTCCTTGGTAACGAGGACAGGCTTCAGCAGGTAGGACGGAACAACCTTGACGCCGTTTTCATAGGTCTTGGTGTCGTTGACTTCAGGCTCTTTGCCTTCCATCAGCGCGTTGACCATGTTGACGGTAACCTTGGCAAGTTCGCGGGTGTCCTTGAAGACGGTGGAGTACTGTTCGCCAGCCAGGATCGACTTGACGGACGGAACTTCAGCGTCCTGACCGGAAACCACCGGCAGCGGCTGGTCCTTGGTGCCGTACCCTACGCCCTTGAGCGAGGAGATGATACCGATGGAGATACCGTCGTAAGGAGACAGAACGGCGTCGAGCTTGGCGTCGGTGTAGTAAGCGGAGAGCAGGTTGTCCATACGAGCCTGGGCCGTTGCCGGATCCCAACGCAGCGTGCCGACCTTGTCCATGCCCATCTGGCCAGACTTCACGACGAGCTTGCCGCTGTCGATGTAAGGCTTGAGAACAGACATTGCGCCGTCATAGAAGAAGAAGGCGTTGTTGTCGTCCGGCGAACCGCCGAAGAGCTCGATGTTGAACGGACCCTTGCCGTCCTTCAGGCCAAGCTTGTCGACAATCGAAGTGGCCTGCAGAACGCCAACCTGGAAGTTGTCGAAGGTTGCGTAGTAGCTGACGTCGCCGCTGTTACGGATCAGGCGGTCATAGGCGATAACCTTGATGCCCTGCTCGCCAGCCTGCTTGAGAACGTCCGACAGAGTCGTGCCGTCGATCGAAGCGATAACGAGGACCTTGACGCCCTTCGTGACCATGTTTTCGATCTGGGAAAGCTGGTTCGGAATGTCGTCGTCAGCGTACTGAAGGTCCGTCGTGTAGCCGGCGTCCTGAAGCTGCTTGACGATGTTGTTGCCGTCGTCGATCCAGCGGGCCGAGGACTTGGTTGGCATGGCGATGCCGACCGTGCCCTTGTCCTGCGCCCAGACGGGCGACGCAAATGCTGCGGCGCCAATGGCACAGGCAGCAAACAACGAAATAATGGATTTCATAAACTCTCTCCCTTGGAACCCATTTAGGCATCTGCATCCTTACAGATTGCCGTCAAATCCATGCGCGGTGATGAAGAATCAAGCTTACTCGAACGGGCTCCCTGAGCATAATCCGTCTTTCATCGCTCCTCCCCGGCACGTGGTGCAAACTGTTCTGAATCTATATAACTGTCAAATAGAATATCTCTCTTTTCCTATATCAATTTTGGTATATTAAATCGATATAAATTTTTATTTGAAAGCTTCTTGCCCCAAATGGTGATGAAAATGGAACGTGATGAAACGAATCTGAGTGAGTTCCCCTCCGTCACCGAAGACAACCCGCTGTTGCGCGCCGGGCTGAAAATGACCCACTTACGCATGCTTGTGATGGTGGAAGAACACGGTCAGGTAAGCGCGGCGGCGGCAGCCCTCAACATGACGCAACCTGCGGCCTCGCGCATTCTCTCAGAGATGGAAGCCATCGTGAAGAGCCCGCTCTGTCAGCGTGCATCGCGTGGTGTGGTGTTAACCAAGTTCGGAGAAGCCCTGGCAAAGCGGGCCAAGAAGATCCTTTTGGAGCTGCGCGAAGCCAGCCGGGAGCTGGCGCAGATGAAATCCGGCAGCGGCGGTTCGGTCTATATCGGCTCGGTCACTGCACCCGCCATCAGCATGGTGGTGCCCGCACTTCGCAAAGCGATGGACATCTATCCGGGCATCGAGATCAGCGTGCAGGTGGAAACCAGCAATATTCTTGCGCGCGAGCTTCTGGCAGCAAGGCATGATTTCGTCATTGGCCGCATTCCAGACGATCTCGACCCGGCACTGTTCAACGCCCACGAAATCGGCATCGAGCGCGCCTGTCTTCTGGTCGGCAAGAATCACCCGCTGCTGAGTGCACCGCCTGCCCGGCTGGAGGATCTCTGCGATTACGACTGGGTGTTCCAGCCACCCGGCACGCTGCTGAGGCGCACCATCGAGGATGCCTTCCTCGCGCAAGGGGTCTCGCTGCCACGCAACATCATCAACACGCCATCGACCGTGTTGACCCTTGCCATTGTCAGCAATACCCACGCTATCGCGCCGCTGGCTTTGGAAATGGCCGAGTTTCTCTCCGGCCAGCATTCCCCGATGGGCGACATCCGCATTCTGCCGACCGAATTTGAACTGAGCGTCAAACCCTTCAGCCTCTTGACGGTGAAGGACCGAATGCTGCCACCCAGTGCGCAACTTCTTTATGATCTGGTGCTGGAGGAAAGCCGCAAGGCTGCGTGACGCTCAAGGCTCGGGCAATATTAGAGTGATTCTCTGCGCAGGAAGCAACGGGCGAGAAGCGGCTCGCATGGGTCACAGACAAATGGAGTGTCATGCTTTTCGGCCAGTCGGTTTTCCAGTCGGTCGTCGCGCGCCTTGAGCGCGAGGCGGACGAGCGACCTGAAGAGGAAACCCAGACGTCCTTCAGTCCGCGCGTCATCTTCGACCCCGGTCCTATCACCACCTCCAGCGCAACCGACACAAAACCGGACAATCGCCCACTGTCTGCCTATCTCGACCTGCTGGAAGAGACGACAGCACTGAACGAGGCGCCAAAGGTTGAAGAGCGCGAACCGGCACCGATGCCGAACTACCTTGAAAAGACGTCTCTGGCAGAGGTCAGCGATGAACTCGCCATCAACAACAAGGACACGCTGGACAGTCTCAGTGAAAAGCGACGCGCCTTTGCGAGGCTCAATCACCCTGATGCCGTACCCCACGCATGTCGCGAGAACGCCCATTTGCGCATGACCGCCGCCAATCTTCTTATCGACCAGGCCATCCGGCTTTTGCCGCTGATGAGCGGAACCGAAAAACGAACCCCGTAAATCGCGCCTACGAACTCAGTCCTGCTCGGACGGCGTCACCGGCTCTTCCGGCTTCGGCTCGGACGGCTTGAAGGTCAAAAGCAGCACATAAGCCGAATAAAGCGCTATGCCACCCACCACGGTCATCCAGAATGGCTCGTTGTTGATGAACTCCAGCACTGCCCAGCCTGCGCAGACGCCAACGATCAGCAGCCGCACCCAGAGCGGGCGATACATCGGGTGGTTCGTATCGATCAAAAGCATGGTCTCTCCCTTGCGCTCTGCCCGTCATGCGAAATCTCGCAGCCATCCGTGGCTCGGCGTTTTGGCGAGCATATCTCCATAGAGACGCAACAATGCAAGACCGCAGGCGAAAGAGAAGCACGAGAATGGCCTACCCAACCGGATTGTGATCGACCGCACTCTCTTCAGTTATAGTATTTTGGGCAGGACATGCCGGCGCTTAAAGAGGCCGATACTCACCAATATCGAAAGCGCGACGCTCGCTCTCACGAAAGTGAGCCAGGTGAAACACCCTATCTCCCCACCCGAGAATCGTACTCCATCGACGACATTAAGCCGCATCAGTCTGCGACAGCAGAGGATGCCACACCCAACGGTCAAACAAAAAAGCGGCGCCAAACTGCACCGCTTTTCGATATTCAATAACAATACTAAAAGAGACGCCGCTCGCGCTCAGTCTTCAATCTTGCGCAACAGGCCCACCAGCTGGTCGCGAGCTTTCTCGCCACCCAGGCGGCCGACAAGCTTGTCCTCATGCGCCTTCCAGATCTGAAGAATTTCGTCGAGCATGATGTTACCCTCCTCCGTCATCTCCAGATAATGCACACGGCGGTCCGTCGCCGATCTGCGGCGGGCAAGCAGTCCCTTGTCTTCCAAACCATCGATGATCGCCACGAAGTTGGCGCGCTGGATACCAAGCGCTTCTGCAACATCGCTCTGCTTCAGATCGGAATTATTGGCGACA is a genomic window containing:
- the gguA gene encoding sugar ABC transporter ATP-binding protein GguA, giving the protein MDNTILEMRNITKTFPGVKALENVNLKVRQGEIHALVGENGAGKSTLMKVLSGVYPAGTYDGEIHYEGELRNFRAINDSEDIGIIIIHQELALVPLLSIAENIFLGNEVAQNGVISWQQTFTRTRELLKKVGLKESPETLITDIGVGKQQLVEIAKALSKSVKLLILDEPTASLNESDSEALLNLLMEFRTQGLTSIIITHKLNEVRKVADQITVLRDGMTVKTLDCHKEEISEDVIIRNMVGRDLEDRYPPRDVPIGETILEVKNWNAFHQQHRDRQVLHDININVRKGEVVGIAGLMGAGRTEFAMSVFGKAYGHKISGEVLIHGKPVDVSTVRKAIDAGLAYVTEDRKHLGLVLNDNILHNTTLANLAGVSSGTVIDDIKEMQVATDFRKRLRIRSSGIFQETVNLSGGNQQKVVLSKWLFSNPDVLILDEPTRGIDVGAKYEIYTIINQLAADGKGVLMISSEMPELLGNCDRIYVMNEGRIVAELPKGEASQESIMRAIMRSGEKN
- the chvE gene encoding multiple monosaccharide ABC transporter substrate-binding protein; this encodes MKSIISLFAACAIGAAAFASPVWAQDKGTVGIAMPTKSSARWIDDGNNIVKQLQDAGYTTDLQYADDDIPNQLSQIENMVTKGVKVLVIASIDGTTLSDVLKQAGEQGIKVIAYDRLIRNSGDVSYYATFDNFQVGVLQATSIVDKLGLKDGKGPFNIELFGGSPDDNNAFFFYDGAMSVLKPYIDSGKLVVKSGQMGMDKVGTLRWDPATAQARMDNLLSAYYTDAKLDAVLSPYDGISIGIISSLKGVGYGTKDQPLPVVSGQDAEVPSVKSILAGEQYSTVFKDTRELAKVTVNMVNALMEGKEPEVNDTKTYENGVKVVPSYLLKPVLVTKDNAEKVLVGSGYYKADQLK
- a CDS encoding LysR family transcriptional regulator, which produces MERDETNLSEFPSVTEDNPLLRAGLKMTHLRMLVMVEEHGQVSAAAAALNMTQPAASRILSEMEAIVKSPLCQRASRGVVLTKFGEALAKRAKKILLELREASRELAQMKSGSGGSVYIGSVTAPAISMVVPALRKAMDIYPGIEISVQVETSNILARELLAARHDFVIGRIPDDLDPALFNAHEIGIERACLLVGKNHPLLSAPPARLEDLCDYDWVFQPPGTLLRRTIEDAFLAQGVSLPRNIINTPSTVLTLAIVSNTHAIAPLALEMAEFLSGQHSPMGDIRILPTEFELSVKPFSLLTVKDRMLPPSAQLLYDLVLEESRKAA
- a CDS encoding MarR family winged helix-turn-helix transcriptional regulator gives rise to the protein MTLSIAFEQGRAKGKYSETNEPSLGHSKLSKLDVDYSILSEAVLYRLRRAQLAVVGDFNESLLLTYGLRPADFSVLIVVANNSDLKQSDVAEALGIQRANFVAIIDGLEDKGLLARRRSATDRRVHYLEMTEEGNIMLDEILQIWKAHEDKLVGRLGGEKARDQLVGLLRKIED